The Amylolactobacillus amylophilus DSM 20533 = JCM 1125 genome contains a region encoding:
- the hslV gene encoding ATP-dependent protease subunit HslV, with amino-acid sequence MTTISAVKFNGVTAIAGDGQVTMGEKVISKQTARKIRRIYNDQVVIGFAGGVADAVTLQERLENKLEAYSGNLKRAAVELARDWRKDPTLQKLEALLIAFNAEDLLLISGGGEVLEPDENVVAIGSGGNFAQAAAVAMIRHASDMSATEIAEESVRIASGIDVYTNDDIKTDMLKEN; translated from the coding sequence ATGACAACAATTAGTGCAGTGAAATTTAACGGTGTAACCGCAATTGCCGGTGACGGTCAGGTCACAATGGGCGAAAAAGTGATTAGTAAGCAAACTGCCAGAAAGATTCGCCGGATTTATAACGATCAGGTCGTGATTGGCTTTGCCGGCGGTGTGGCCGACGCCGTCACCCTTCAGGAAAGGTTGGAGAACAAACTAGAGGCTTATTCTGGCAATCTGAAACGTGCTGCTGTTGAACTTGCTCGGGATTGGCGTAAAGATCCCACCTTGCAGAAGCTGGAGGCTCTCTTGATTGCTTTTAATGCGGAAGATTTGCTACTCATATCAGGTGGTGGTGAGGTGCTAGAGCCCGATGAGAACGTTGTGGCGATTGGTTCTGGCGGTAACTTTGCACAAGCTGCTGCCGTAGCAATGATTAGACATGCAAGTGACATGAGTGCAACTGAGATTGCAGAGGAATCGGTCCGCATTGCTAGTGGTATCGACGTTTACACGAATGACGATATCAAAACCGATATGCTGAAGGAGAATTAG
- the xerC gene encoding tyrosine recombinase XerC, with protein MEDSEDQIQQFLHYLTNERRYSVNTVLAYKKDLASFVQFLTENGGFTGFSNVSNRDVELFMAFLDDKGNKRDSIARRISALRSFYHFLIKREILRKNPTESVYLRTNEKKLPRFFYEQEMVALFAATTGEAPLDRRNAALLELFYATGMRVSEVADLTIAQLDLTLKIILVHGKGNKDRYVPFGEHAKKALTDYLDNVRPELLAKSGQTNDYVFLNNRGGKITSRGITYVLDRIIEKSALSAKIHPHMLRHTFATQMLNNGADLRTVQELLGHSSLSTTQAYTHVTMEHLQHDYQKYFPRNSNELKKED; from the coding sequence ATCGAAGATTCTGAAGACCAAATACAGCAATTTCTACACTATTTGACAAATGAACGGCGTTACTCAGTAAATACGGTTTTAGCATACAAGAAGGATTTGGCCAGTTTCGTGCAATTCTTGACAGAAAATGGGGGCTTTACCGGTTTCTCAAACGTTTCTAATCGAGATGTTGAATTATTTATGGCATTCTTAGATGATAAGGGCAATAAACGTGATAGCATTGCGCGAAGGATATCAGCGTTACGCTCCTTTTACCACTTCTTAATTAAGCGTGAAATACTACGTAAAAACCCAACTGAGTCGGTCTACTTGCGTACGAATGAGAAGAAGTTACCCCGTTTCTTCTATGAGCAAGAGATGGTGGCTTTATTTGCTGCAACTACGGGAGAGGCACCTCTAGACAGACGAAATGCCGCGTTACTGGAATTATTTTATGCAACAGGAATGCGTGTGAGTGAGGTAGCAGACTTGACCATTGCTCAGCTCGATTTGACGCTAAAGATTATCTTGGTCCATGGTAAGGGTAATAAAGATCGCTACGTGCCATTTGGTGAACACGCCAAAAAGGCTTTGACCGACTATCTCGATAATGTGCGCCCCGAGCTTCTAGCTAAATCTGGTCAAACTAACGACTATGTCTTCTTGAACAATCGTGGTGGTAAGATTACTAGTAGGGGGATTACGTATGTGTTGGACAGAATAATTGAGAAGTCCGCACTATCAGCGAAGATTCACCCGCATATGTTGCGGCATACTTTCGCCACCCAAATGTTAAATAACGGAGCAGATTTAAGAACTGTTCAAGAATTGCTGGGACATAGTTCATTATCGACCACACAGGCGTATACTCATGTCACGATGGAACATTTACAACATGATTACCAAAAGTATTTTCCACGTAACAGCAACGAATTAAAGAAAGAGGATTAA